Proteins from a single region of Macrobrachium nipponense isolate FS-2020 chromosome 11, ASM1510439v2, whole genome shotgun sequence:
- the LOC135208554 gene encoding mucin-19-like: MDIPQRLKAKGSRSYPAHGGNNPPQRLLPRRKAGFLPGWGSGPEDGQPRGSMVSLQVWEAGLRMGPIRKRGLNPGLKVSNPPLQAHEGPTISSRLLPGGKAGFPCQAGEAGLRMDTKEAQGQRIPILSAMDLLPGGGRFSAGGGGPARLKGKDPGILLRPGHGPILLNGCFPGGRQGFLAAGEGKGSDGRLKPKDPDLSAHGGNNPPQAASLEEGRFPGQAGKRVLRMDPSQSFKGRPQDPGILLKAWREHSYSRLLPEEGQRCLQLGKGLAPPADGPYQRGSRPKDHDPIQPMESTILLKGCFPGGSPMEEQFLLSRSTSPEEGKVSAVAEGRACGWTHHRGSRPKDPDPNPAHGGKNNLLRGYFPEEGRFPARLGKRAQEDVPTTEASRPKIPILSRQIKEETILSSGGYPLKPRRKAGFLPGWGSGPEDGPTQRLKERSRSGGHPPDFLLASPWRKQSSSSPEGYFPGGRGYFPGGRQVSCQAGLRIDGPEDGPPSEAQKAKIPILSRAGHGGQSSPGSGLPGSPEEGRFPARRGKRPEDGPTTEVKAKGSRSSPAHGGNNPPQSYFPGGRPVSSQARGGWGSGGPDYGPTTEAQVKGIPISPIQPMEGNNPPQRLRLSPPGKAGFPPGWGSVGLRMDRHHRGSGSKGSRSSPAHGGNNPPQRLLPRRKNNE, translated from the exons ATGGACATCCCACAGAGGCtcaaggccaaaggatcccgatcctatccagcccatggaggaaaCAATCCTCCTCaaaggctgcttccccggaggaaggcaggtttcctgccaggctggggaagcgggcctgaggatggacaaCCACGAGGAAGCATGGTTTCCCTGCAGGtctgggaagcgggcctgaggatgggacCCATACGGAAAAGAGGACTCAATCCTGGCCTCAAAGTATCGAATCCTCCTCTCCAGGCCCATGAGGGCCCAACAATCTCCTCGAGGCTGCTCCCTGGAGGAAAGGCAGGTTTTCcttgccaggctggggaagcgggcctgcgGATGGACACCAAAGAGGCtcaaggccaaaggatcccgatcctatcagCAATGGA CTTGCTCCCCGGAGGAGGCAGGTTTTCTGCAGGTGGTGGAGGCCCTGCCAGGCTCAAGGGGAAGGATCCCGGGATCCTCCTCCGCCCAGGCCATGGACCCATCCTCCTCAACggctgcttccctggaggaaGGCAGGGTTTCCTGGCAGCTGGGGAAGGCAAAGGATCAGATGGCCGGCTCAAGCCAAAGGATCCCGACCTCTccgcccatggagggaacaatcctcctcaggctgcttccctggaggaaggcaggtttcctggcCAGGCTGGGAAGCGGGTCCTGAGGATGGACCCATCACAGAGCTTCAAGGGCCGGCCCCAGGATCCCGGGATCCTCCTCAAAGCATGGAGGGAACATTCCTACTCCAGGCTACTCCCCGAGGAAGGCCAAAGGTGTCTCCAGCTGGGGAAGGGCCTGGCACCCCCGGCGGATGGACCCTACCAAAGAGGCTCAAGGCCAAAGGATcacgatcctatccagcccatggagtcAACAATCCTCCTCAAaggctgcttccctggaggaag CCCAATGGAGGAACAATTCCTCCTCAGCCGGTCTACCTCCCCGGAGGAAGGCAAAGTTTCCGCCGTGGCTGAAGGGCGGGCCTgcggatggacccaccacagaggctcaaggccaaaggatcccgatcctaatccagcccatggagggaaaaaCAACCTCCTCAGAGGCTActtcccggaggaaggcaggtttcctgccaggctggggaagcgggctcAAGAGGATGTACCCACCACAGAGGCCTCAAGGCCAAAGATCCCGATCCTCTCCAGGCAGATCAAGGAGGAAACAATCCTATCCTCAGGAGGCTATCCTCTCAaaccccggaggaaggcaggtttcctgccaggctggggaagcgggcctgaggatggacccacccaGAGGCTCAAGGAAAGGTCAAGGTCCGGAGGGCATCCGCCCGATTTCCTCCTGGCCAGCCCATGGAGGAAACAATCCTCCTCCAGCCCAGAGGGCtacttccccggaggaag aggctacttccccggaggaaggcaggtttcctgccaggctggccTGAGGATagacgggcctgaggatggaccaccATCAGAGGCTCAGAAGGCAAAGATCCCGATCCTCTCCAGGGCCGGCCATGGAGGACAATCCTCTCCAGGGTCTGGCCTCCCCggttccccggaggaaggcaggtttcctgccaggcggGGGAagcggcctgaggatggacccaccacagaggtcaaggccaaaggatcccgatcctctccagcccatggaggaaacaatcctcctcagagctacttccccggaggaaggccgGTTTCCTCCCAGGCCAGGGGCGGGTGGGGAAGCGGTGGGCCTGAttatggacccaccacagaggctcaAGTCAAAGGAATCCCGATCTCTcccatccagcccatggagggaaacaatcctcctcagaggctaaGGCTTTCCCCGCCGGGGAAGGCAGGTTTTCCTCCAGGCTGGGGAAGcgtgggcctgaggatggaccgcCACCACAGAGGCTCAGGctccaaaggatcccgatcctctccagcccatggagggaacaatcctcctcagaggctacttccccggaggaag